From one Plasmodium chabaudi chabaudi strain AS genome assembly, chromosome: 4 genomic stretch:
- a CDS encoding 26S proteasome regulatory subunit RPN12, putative, whose protein sequence is MANELAESIKLLKELICNYHDVSEKELNKKTNDDIMALLKFTEDISKPKGGDIIKYKELLKKLKQVLIHLPSADPLLPICKKNVNELYLAREILEKGVIISVMDNDIKSFTIYMAQLFIYYFDFKNVLQKSAKQNAILGVYLLHLLSSNSIGDFHMTLEIISIEDQNDPYIKYVLELEQHIMDGYFHYILTKKDDIPLYLYSIFMDRLYDTIKYKLADCIFSSSNSISLLYTCELLKLKDENELYQFITEYNEIKTAQGEDNLIWEIKDNKIYFKNQIEHAQELPSIEIMNNIIGYATELEKIV, encoded by the coding sequence ATGGCAAATGAACTAGCAGAAAGTATAAAGCTCTTGAAAGAGCTTATATGTAATTATCATGATGTTAGTGAAAAAgaattgaataaaaaaacgaatgATGATATAATGGCTTTGCTTAAATTTACAGAAGATATAAGTAAACCTAAAGGAGgagatataataaaatataaagaattattaaaaaagttaaaacAAGTATTAATACATTTACCATCTGCTGATCCATTACTTCCTATATGTaagaaaaatgtaaatgaattatatttggCAAGAGAAATATTAGAAAAGGGAGTGATAATATCAGTAATggataatgatataaaatcttttactatatatatggctcaattatttatttattactttgattttaaaaatgtattacaAAAAAGTGCTAAGCAAAATGCCATTTTAGGAGTATACCTACTACATTTATTATCTTCAAATTCGATTGGTGATTTTCATATGACCTTGGAAATTATATCGATAGAAGATCAGAATGatccatatataaaatatgtattagaGTTAGAACAACATATTATGGATggatattttcattatatattaacaaagaAAGATGATATaccattatatttatattccaTATTTATGGATCGATTATATGAcactataaaatataaattagcTGATTGTATTTTCTCTTCTTCAAATTCGATtagtttattatatacatgtgAATTACTAAAATTgaaagatgaaaatgagctttatcaatttattacagaatataatgaaataaaaactgCACAAGGTGAAGATAATCTTATATgggaaataaaagataataaaatatattttaaaaatcaaattgAGCATGCTCAGGAACTTCCCTCTATAgaaattatgaataatatcATTGGTTATGCTACcgaattagaaaaaatcgtttaa
- a CDS encoding glycogen synthase kinase 3, putative encodes MKDWHTDDDKNIYQEIEQNNNGVGNKKDNNYTSIEVNNVCIDEHYQMGENEISKSSNKAYKLGNIIGNGSFGVVYEATCIDTSEKVAIKKVLQDPQYKNRELMIMKNLNHLNVIYLKDYYYTEAIKNNEKNVFLNVVMEFIPQTVHKYMKYYLRNNQFLPIFLVKLYSYQLCRALGYLHSKLICHRDLKPQNLLIDPKTHTLKLCDFGSAKSLISGQRSVSYICSRFYRAPELMLGSTSYTTHIDLWSLGCIIAEMVLGYPIFSGQSSVDQLVRIIQILGTPTEDQMKVMNPNYADVKFPNVKPKDLKKVFPKGTPNDAINFVSQFLKYEPLKRLNAIEALADPFFDEIRDPNVKLPKYVEKLPELFNFSMEEIKEMSDSCRNIVLPKQNYDNGQEFRSPQLNSKHPNGVEINMEDGISSVNPRFTIER; translated from the exons atgaaagaTTGGCATACAG atgatgataaaaatatatatcaagaaattgaacaaaataataatggtgtaggtaataaaaaggataaCAATTATACTTCAATCGAAGTAAATAATGTTTGTATTGATGAACATTATCAAATGggagaaaatgaaattagCAAATCCTCAAATAAAGCTTATAAATTAGGAAATATCATTGGAAATGGTAGTTTTGGTGTTGTTTATGAAGCAACATGTATAGACACCTCTGAAAAAGTcgcaataaaaaaagtattacAAGACCCtcaatataaaaatcgtgaattaatgataatgaaaaatttaaatcatttaaatgttatatatttaaaagattattattatacagaagctataaaaaataatgaaaaaaatgtatttttaaatgtcgTAATGGAATTTATACCACAAACtgtacataaatatatgaaatactATTTGAGAAATAATCAATTTTTACCAATTTTTCTagttaaattatattcttaTCAATTATGTAGAGCATTAGGATATTTACATTCAAAATTAATTTGTCATAGGGATCTAAAACctcaaaatttattaatcgACCCAAAAACACATACATTAAAACTTTGCGACTTTGGTAGTGCAAAAAGTTTAATATCTGGGCAAAGAAGTGTTTCCTATATTTGTTCTCGATTTTATAGAGCACCAGAATTAATGCTTGGCTCCACAAGTTATACTACACATATAGACTTATGGTCGTTAG GGTGTATAATAGCAGAAATGGTTCTGGGGTATCCAATATTTTCAGGACAATCTAGTGTCGATCAATTGGTTCgaattatacaaattttag GTACACCAACTGAAGATCAAATGAAGGTGATGAACCCAAATTATGCGGATGTAAAATTTCCAAACGTTAAGCCTAaggatttaaaaaaa GTATTTCCTAAGGGGACACCCAACGATGCTATAAATTTTGTGTCTCAGTTTTTGAAATATGAACCTTTAAAGAGGCTAAACGCGATAGAG GCCTTGGCAGACCCATTTTTTGACGAAATCAGAGACCCAAATGTTaa GTTGCCAAAATATGTTGAAAAATTACCTGAGCTATTCAACTTTTCCATGGAGGAAATAAAAGAGATGTCTGATTCATGTCGAAATATAGTATTgccaaaacaaaattatgacAACGGCCAAGAATTTCGTTCGCCCCAATTAAATAGTAAACATCCAAATGGagttgaaataaatatggaaGATGGCATATCAAGTGTTAATCCCCGTTTTACGATTGAAAGATGA